In Acidobacteriota bacterium, a genomic segment contains:
- the murA gene encoding UDP-N-acetylglucosamine 1-carboxyvinyltransferase, with protein MDKFRIIGGRPLEGRVQISGAKNSALPCMAAALLTAETVTLHNLPYVRDIITMRRLLEDLGCEILMPELRTLKISGAKVEVFEAPYELVKTMRASVLALGPLLARFGEARVSLPGGCAIGQRPIDLHLRAFQELGATIEIEGGDVVARSKRLQGRELNFDTITVTGTENLMMAAALAEGETVLNNAACEPEIADLAELLNKMGARIEGAGTSSIRIGGVEELGGAEHTIIPDRIEAGTFAVAAAMTGGELDIVNCDPQHIAAVVDKLGENGVRIERPNAFSIRVSAANGIESSDVTTEAYPGFPTDMQAQYMALMTLAGGVSVISETIFENRFMHVSELLRMGARIRLNGRQAVVEGNSGLMGAQVQASDLRASASLVLAGLAASGETIVDRVYHIDRGYEKIEEKLRSVGAHIERVRE; from the coding sequence ATGGATAAATTCAGAATCATCGGCGGGCGGCCGCTTGAAGGCCGCGTTCAGATCAGCGGCGCCAAGAACTCGGCGCTGCCTTGCATGGCTGCTGCGCTGCTCACCGCGGAGACGGTCACGCTTCACAACCTTCCTTACGTTCGCGACATCATCACAATGCGGCGGCTACTCGAGGATCTCGGCTGCGAGATTCTTATGCCTGAATTGAGAACGCTCAAGATTTCGGGTGCGAAGGTCGAAGTCTTCGAAGCGCCTTACGAACTGGTCAAAACAATGCGAGCTTCGGTGCTGGCCCTGGGGCCTCTTCTTGCGCGATTCGGAGAGGCGCGCGTTTCTCTTCCAGGCGGGTGTGCCATAGGTCAGCGTCCCATCGATCTGCACCTGCGAGCCTTTCAGGAACTCGGCGCGACCATTGAGATTGAAGGGGGCGACGTTGTCGCGCGCTCGAAGCGGCTGCAAGGGCGCGAGCTTAACTTTGACACGATCACGGTCACAGGGACCGAGAACCTGATGATGGCCGCTGCGCTCGCCGAAGGCGAGACCGTGCTCAACAACGCCGCGTGCGAGCCTGAAATCGCCGATCTCGCCGAACTGCTCAACAAGATGGGCGCGCGCATCGAAGGCGCCGGGACCAGCTCCATCCGCATCGGCGGAGTCGAGGAGCTCGGCGGAGCGGAGCACACAATTATTCCTGATCGAATTGAGGCCGGGACCTTTGCAGTCGCCGCCGCAATGACCGGCGGAGAACTCGACATTGTGAATTGCGACCCTCAGCACATCGCTGCGGTTGTGGACAAACTTGGAGAAAACGGCGTGCGCATCGAGCGTCCGAACGCGTTTTCAATCCGCGTGAGCGCGGCCAATGGCATCGAGTCTTCCGATGTGACGACCGAGGCCTATCCCGGCTTCCCGACCGATATGCAGGCGCAATATATGGCTCTGATGACGCTGGCCGGCGGAGTCTCGGTGATCAGCGAAACCATATTCGAGAACCGATTCATGCACGTGTCTGAGCTTCTGCGAATGGGAGCGAGAATACGATTGAACGGCAGACAGGCGGTTGTGGAAGGCAATAGCGGATTGATGGGAGCGCAAGTCCAGGCGTCGGACCTGCGAGCCTCAGCTTCGCTGGTGTTGGCGGGGCTGGCGGCGAGCGGCGAGACGATTGTCGATCGCGTTTATCACATCGATCGGGGCTACGAAAAAATCGAAGAGAAGCTACGCTCGGTCGGCGCCCACATCGAGAGGGTTCGGGAATAG
- the lpxC gene encoding UDP-3-O-acyl-N-acetylglucosamine deacetylase — MTRQTTLKRAVSISGHGLHTGEPSHITLNPAPAYTGYVFRRTDLNNFEIPAAPQFVARVSYATTLMRQGVMIATVEHLLAALAGSQVDNCIIDVDSLEVPIADGSAEPFIEMIEHAGIAVLEAPRQFLRVLKRVEVSQNDRLMSISPSESFSISCLIEFPHPMIGIQRREIELTNGQFASQVAPARTFGFLDEVEALRNLGLARGGSLENAIVLTPEGGIMNREGLRFADEFVRHKIMDIIGDLALFGMPVLGRVDAERTGHGVHTALVSRVLRDDSAWEITDAPFLQNAIRA, encoded by the coding sequence TTGACTCGACAAACGACGCTCAAACGGGCGGTCTCAATCAGCGGCCACGGGCTTCACACCGGCGAGCCTTCACACATCACGCTCAACCCTGCGCCTGCTTACACTGGATACGTTTTCCGCCGCACTGATCTGAACAACTTCGAAATCCCCGCCGCTCCTCAGTTTGTAGCGCGGGTTAGCTATGCGACGACGCTGATGCGACAAGGCGTCATGATCGCCACCGTAGAGCATTTGCTTGCCGCGCTCGCCGGCAGCCAGGTCGACAACTGCATAATCGACGTCGATTCGCTCGAGGTGCCGATCGCGGATGGCAGCGCCGAGCCGTTCATCGAGATGATTGAGCATGCGGGAATCGCAGTGCTTGAGGCGCCGCGTCAGTTTCTGCGGGTGCTCAAGCGCGTCGAGGTTTCCCAAAACGATCGTCTTATGAGCATCAGCCCTTCCGAATCCTTTTCGATATCGTGCTTGATTGAGTTCCCTCATCCGATGATCGGCATTCAACGCCGCGAGATCGAATTGACCAACGGGCAATTTGCCAGCCAGGTTGCTCCGGCCCGCACCTTTGGCTTTCTCGATGAAGTCGAGGCGCTTCGCAACCTCGGTCTCGCTCGAGGGGGCTCGCTCGAAAACGCCATCGTGCTTACGCCGGAGGGCGGGATAATGAACCGTGAGGGGCTGCGGTTCGCCGACGAGTTTGTTCGCCACAAGATCATGGACATCATCGGCGATCTGGCGTTGTTTGGAATGCCGGTGCTTGGCCGCGTAGACGCCGAGCGCACCGGGCACGGCGTACACACGGCGCTGGTGTCTCGCGTGCTTCGAGATGATTCCGCGTGGGAAATCACCGACGCGCCTTTTCTCCAGAATGCAATACGGGCATAG
- a CDS encoding molybdopterin oxidoreductase family protein, with translation MQELKIIHAACPHDCPDTCAMLVEVEDGRATRVSGDPDHRPTQGFLCTKVARYLERVYNPDRLLYPMRRAGAKGEGRFERISWEEALETIARRFGEIAASSDGPEAILPYSYGGTMGIVNSGSMDRRFFNRLGASKLARTICSAAGGDAMRYTVGATIGTDMENFHLARLIVLWGTNTLSSNIHLWPQIKEALSNGAKLVGIDPYRNHTLDHCHQLLQVRPGTDAALALAMMNVIIGEGLEDGDYIERHTIGFEKLRHRAAEFPPARAARICGVSEDEIVGFAREYATTRPAVIRINYGLQRHAGGGMAVRTIACLPALTGSWRDSGGGVLLSSSGMFAFDEKALQRPDLTRGNPRTINMSRLGEALTEARPPVKAIYVYNSNPAAIAPDQSKVLEGFRREDLFTVVHEQFQTDTADYADILLPATTQLEHRDMVKPYGHYYLVYNEPAIAPIGEAKPNLEVFQLLARRMGFDEECFDDTDEDIISQALATDHAPLRGITLERLKRDGWARLNLPETFAPFADGGFLTPSGKCEFYSEALERAGLDPLPAFIPPRESPDSAPELAARYPLQLLSPPANSFLNTTFSHLHSFLKSEREPFIQLNAEDATRRKINDGDSVRVWNDRGECQLVARITDRVKPGVAVALSIWWNKLSPGHTNVNQTVSQALTDIGAGATFYDNLVEVAKRQPD, from the coding sequence ATGCAAGAGCTTAAGATCATCCACGCAGCTTGCCCGCACGATTGCCCGGACACTTGTGCGATGCTTGTAGAAGTTGAAGACGGCCGCGCCACACGAGTCTCCGGCGATCCGGACCATCGCCCGACTCAAGGCTTCCTCTGCACAAAGGTCGCCCGCTACCTGGAACGTGTCTATAACCCGGATCGCTTGCTCTATCCGATGCGGCGAGCCGGGGCGAAGGGCGAAGGCCGCTTCGAGCGCATAAGCTGGGAGGAGGCCTTGGAGACGATCGCTCGTCGATTTGGCGAGATCGCGGCGTCAAGCGACGGGCCCGAAGCGATTCTGCCTTATAGCTACGGCGGCACGATGGGCATCGTCAACAGCGGCAGCATGGACCGGCGCTTCTTTAATCGCCTGGGCGCAAGCAAGCTCGCCCGCACAATATGCTCGGCCGCCGGCGGTGACGCGATGCGCTACACCGTCGGCGCGACGATCGGCACGGACATGGAAAACTTTCATCTCGCGCGCTTGATCGTGTTGTGGGGAACAAACACTCTTTCGTCCAACATTCACCTCTGGCCGCAGATCAAGGAAGCGCTCTCGAACGGAGCGAAGCTCGTCGGCATCGATCCTTATCGCAATCACACGCTGGATCACTGCCATCAGTTGCTACAAGTGCGGCCGGGAACCGATGCGGCGTTAGCTCTCGCCATGATGAATGTCATCATCGGCGAAGGGCTCGAAGACGGCGACTACATCGAGCGTCATACCATCGGCTTCGAGAAGCTGCGCCACCGCGCTGCTGAGTTTCCACCCGCCCGCGCCGCCCGGATATGCGGAGTGAGCGAAGACGAGATCGTTGGTTTCGCTCGTGAGTACGCAACCACGCGGCCTGCTGTGATCAGGATCAACTACGGTCTGCAGCGTCACGCCGGAGGAGGAATGGCGGTGCGCACGATTGCCTGTCTCCCCGCGCTGACTGGCTCGTGGCGCGATTCAGGCGGCGGCGTGTTGCTTTCGAGCAGCGGGATGTTCGCGTTCGATGAAAAGGCGCTTCAACGGCCGGACCTGACGCGCGGCAATCCACGAACGATCAACATGTCGCGACTCGGCGAAGCGCTTACCGAAGCTCGCCCGCCGGTCAAGGCCATTTACGTTTACAACTCGAACCCGGCGGCGATTGCCCCCGATCAGTCGAAAGTGCTGGAAGGCTTTCGCCGTGAAGACCTGTTCACCGTCGTGCATGAACAGTTTCAAACTGACACCGCCGATTACGCCGACATCCTGTTGCCGGCGACGACGCAGCTCGAGCATCGCGACATGGTCAAGCCGTACGGCCACTATTATCTGGTTTACAATGAGCCGGCAATCGCACCGATTGGCGAAGCAAAGCCCAACTTGGAAGTGTTTCAGTTGCTGGCCAGGCGGATGGGATTCGACGAAGAGTGCTTTGACGACACGGACGAGGACATCATTAGCCAGGCGCTGGCAACCGACCACGCGCCGCTACGCGGAATCACGCTCGAACGATTAAAGCGCGACGGATGGGCTCGTTTGAATTTGCCGGAGACCTTTGCGCCGTTTGCGGATGGCGGCTTCCTTACGCCTTCGGGCAAGTGCGAGTTCTACTCCGAGGCGCTGGAGCGGGCGGGGCTCGATCCGCTTCCCGCTTTCATTCCGCCTCGCGAGTCTCCTGACAGCGCGCCGGAACTTGCCGCGCGCTATCCGTTGCAGCTTCTCAGTCCGCCAGCGAACTCCTTCTTGAACACGACATTTTCACACCTGCATTCCTTTCTCAAAAGCGAACGCGAGCCGTTTATCCAGCTCAACGCGGAAGACGCTACGCGCCGCAAGATCAACGACGGCGACTCGGTGCGCGTCTGGAACGATCGAGGCGAGTGCCAGCTTGTTGCTCGAATAACGGACCGGGTGAAGCCCGGGGTCGCGGTTGCGCTTTCGATCTGGTGGAACAAGCTGAGTCCAGGCCACACCAACGTGAACCAGACGGTTTCCCAGGCGCTGACCGACATCGGCGCCGGAGCGACCTTCTATGACAACCTCGTAGAAGTAGCGAAGAGACAACCGGATTGA
- a CDS encoding DUF2442 domain-containing protein yields the protein MPTEVQEARAQSVSVNEDSLIVDLVDGRTMMVPIAWYARLWHGTPEERSNLEISGDGTLIHWRDLDEDLSVSGILAGRRSGESQQSFKKWLEERAAAQKQS from the coding sequence ATGCCAACAGAAGTGCAAGAGGCGCGTGCTCAAAGCGTCAGTGTCAACGAAGATTCATTGATCGTGGACTTGGTTGACGGTCGCACGATGATGGTGCCTATTGCCTGGTACGCTCGCTTGTGGCATGGCACTCCAGAGGAACGTAGTAATCTAGAAATATCTGGCGATGGTACGCTGATACACTGGCGGGACCTTGATGAAGATCTTAGCGTCTCAGGCATTCTGGCTGGACGTCGCTCGGGTGAAAGCCAACAATCATTTAAGAAATGGCTGGAAGAGCGTGCCGCGGCCCAAAAGCAATCCTGA
- a CDS encoding carbon-nitrogen hydrolase family protein, with protein sequence MAKTKIACVQIDVAIGDIEANRRKIVERLRTAAESGAELVILPECALTGYCFDSLEEAAPFAEPIDSPSSEAIANACRETGAHAVVGFIEKDGSNFYNAAMLVGPNGIIGGYRKVHLPFLGVDRFLTPGDEPFRVFDLPFGRVGINICYDASFPEAARALKLLGAELIVLPTNWPTGAWRTAEFIINSRACENHVNFAAVNRCGVEHGWEFIGRSKVVDFNGDTLGEASREGEEMLTIEVDLQEANNNRIVNVAGSYEIDRLADRRPEFYGAIAATTSKSQKA encoded by the coding sequence ATGGCCAAGACAAAGATAGCCTGCGTTCAGATTGATGTTGCGATCGGCGACATCGAAGCAAATCGACGCAAGATCGTTGAGCGACTGCGGACGGCTGCCGAGAGCGGCGCCGAGTTGGTGATCCTTCCGGAATGCGCATTGACCGGCTACTGCTTCGATTCTCTCGAAGAAGCGGCGCCGTTTGCTGAACCGATTGACAGCCCGTCATCGGAAGCGATCGCCAACGCCTGTCGCGAGACTGGCGCGCATGCTGTTGTCGGCTTCATCGAGAAGGACGGCTCGAACTTCTACAACGCTGCGATGCTTGTCGGTCCTAACGGCATCATCGGCGGTTATCGGAAAGTTCATCTGCCTTTCCTCGGCGTCGATCGCTTTCTGACACCCGGCGACGAGCCATTCCGCGTGTTCGATCTTCCATTTGGGCGAGTAGGAATCAACATTTGCTACGACGCGAGCTTTCCCGAAGCCGCCCGCGCTCTGAAGCTCCTTGGCGCGGAGCTGATCGTCTTGCCAACCAACTGGCCGACTGGGGCTTGGCGGACGGCAGAATTCATCATCAACAGTCGAGCTTGCGAGAACCACGTCAACTTCGCGGCGGTGAATCGGTGCGGCGTCGAGCACGGATGGGAGTTCATCGGCAGAAGCAAAGTTGTGGACTTCAACGGCGACACGCTCGGGGAGGCTTCGCGCGAAGGCGAAGAAATGCTCACCATCGAGGTTGATCTTCAGGAAGCTAACAACAATAGGATTGTCAACGTCGCCGGGTCTTATGAGATAGACCGGCTCGCGGACCGCCGGCCTGAGTTCTACGGAGCAATCGCTGCTACAACGTCGAAGTCGCAAAAGGCCTAG
- a CDS encoding hotdog domain-containing protein — translation MKATANVPIGATATQEIEVTRDMTVAHFHEHMPEVYGTPIMIYHLEVTAEAAIRDYLPEGWITVGVVVNVKHLAATPVGAKVTTRAEVIEVGDHTIKFAVEAHDGFEKIGEGIHVRAPVEMERFLKKVKMKIVSSP, via the coding sequence ATGAAGGCAACGGCAAACGTACCGATCGGAGCCACGGCGACTCAGGAAATCGAAGTGACCCGGGATATGACCGTGGCACACTTCCACGAACACATGCCCGAAGTGTACGGCACCCCAATCATGATTTATCACTTGGAAGTAACGGCTGAGGCGGCGATCAGAGACTACTTGCCGGAGGGTTGGATTACGGTTGGAGTCGTGGTGAATGTGAAGCACCTCGCGGCGACGCCAGTCGGAGCGAAGGTGACAACGCGCGCGGAAGTCATCGAGGTTGGCGATCACACGATCAAGTTTGCGGTCGAAGCTCACGATGGATTCGAGAAAATCGGGGAGGGCATCCACGTTCGCGCGCCGGTGGAGATGGAACGGTTCTTAAAAAAGGTGAAGATGAAGATTGTCAGTAGTCCGTAG
- the argH gene encoding argininosuccinate lyase: MKLWGGRFKGEADAEFARFNSSFTFDRRLIEADVQGSLAYAEALAAAGVLAEDEARRIAWGLNEIVRAAREDVGYLDSREAEDVHSFVEAKLVTAIGDVGGKLHTGRSRNDQVATDLRLFLRGETDAIVQMIRDLQGALVELAEANRDCVIPGYTHLQRAQPILFAHYLLAYYEMAKRDRARFAEVRARVNRLPLGSGALAGTGFAIDRELIARRLGFDGLCENSVDAVSDRDFVIEFIGAAAIAMMHLSRLAEDFTIYSTAEFGFIELSDAVSTGSSLMPQKKNPDSLELIRGKAGRVFGHHVALLATMKGLPLAYNKDMQEDKEALFDTIETLRGSLGVMATVLRNVKVDCEKTRQAASIGYLNATDLADYLVRKGLEFRKAHELVGQVVMHAIERGKPLEEIPTEEYREFSAAFEDDLYASLSLESSLAGKSALGGTSPERVSEALVKARSDIDHG, translated from the coding sequence ATGAAACTTTGGGGAGGCAGATTCAAGGGTGAAGCTGATGCCGAGTTTGCGCGGTTCAATTCATCGTTCACGTTTGACAGGCGCTTGATCGAAGCCGATGTCCAGGGAAGCCTGGCGTATGCCGAAGCGCTCGCAGCCGCCGGCGTTTTGGCCGAAGATGAAGCGCGCAGGATCGCTTGGGGCCTCAATGAGATTGTGCGTGCGGCCAGGGAAGATGTTGGGTACCTCGATAGCCGCGAGGCAGAAGACGTGCACAGCTTCGTCGAAGCCAAGCTGGTCACCGCGATCGGCGACGTGGGCGGTAAGCTACACACTGGACGCAGCCGCAACGATCAAGTTGCAACCGACCTGCGGCTATTTCTGCGCGGCGAGACCGATGCGATCGTCCAGATGATCAGGGATCTTCAAGGCGCTCTGGTCGAGCTGGCCGAAGCCAATCGCGATTGCGTGATCCCCGGCTATACCCACCTGCAGCGCGCGCAACCGATTCTGTTCGCTCACTACCTGCTGGCCTACTACGAAATGGCGAAGCGCGACCGTGCGCGCTTCGCCGAAGTTCGCGCGCGGGTGAATCGATTGCCGCTAGGATCGGGCGCGCTGGCGGGCACCGGCTTTGCGATTGATCGCGAACTGATAGCGAGAAGGCTCGGCTTTGACGGTCTGTGTGAAAACAGCGTGGACGCGGTGAGCGATCGAGACTTCGTGATTGAATTCATCGGCGCCGCGGCCATCGCGATGATGCACCTCAGCCGACTTGCCGAAGACTTTACTATCTACTCAACCGCCGAGTTTGGCTTCATCGAGCTTTCCGATGCGGTCTCGACGGGATCATCGTTGATGCCGCAAAAGAAGAACCCCGACTCGCTCGAGTTGATTCGCGGAAAAGCCGGCCGCGTGTTTGGTCACCACGTTGCGCTGCTTGCCACGATGAAGGGCTTGCCGCTCGCGTACAACAAAGACATGCAGGAAGACAAGGAAGCGCTGTTCGATACAATCGAGACGCTGCGAGGCTCACTCGGCGTGATGGCGACCGTGCTTCGAAACGTGAAAGTGGACTGCGAGAAAACACGGCAGGCCGCGTCGATTGGCTATTTGAACGCGACGGACCTAGCCGATTATCTTGTGCGAAAAGGCCTCGAGTTCCGCAAGGCTCACGAGCTTGTCGGCCAAGTCGTGATGCATGCGATAGAGCGCGGTAAGCCGCTCGAGGAGATCCCGACAGAAGAGTACCGTGAATTCTCGGCGGCGTTCGAGGATGATCTCTACGCTTCGCTGAGCTTGGAGTCGTCGCTTGCAGGCAAATCCGCGTTAGGCGGAACTTCACCCGAGCGAGTGAGCGAGGCGTTGGTTAAGGCTCGAAGCGACATAGACCACGGATGA
- a CDS encoding cupin domain-containing protein has translation MADDTAKPSWKHRGVRIVHAGELDTNTPQTPGMYRAAAITHARAGATNLWAGTVSIHPNAKTGAHHHGALESVIYVVKGKARMRWGDHLEFTAEAGPGDFIYVPPYVPHQEINASTDEPLECVLVRSGQEPIVVNLDIASIEPPEEVRWVDDTHPAG, from the coding sequence ATGGCCGACGACACCGCTAAACCTTCCTGGAAACATCGCGGAGTGCGCATAGTTCACGCCGGCGAGCTCGACACTAACACGCCGCAGACGCCCGGGATGTATCGCGCTGCGGCGATAACTCACGCGCGAGCCGGCGCGACCAATCTCTGGGCGGGTACGGTCAGCATCCACCCAAACGCCAAGACCGGAGCCCATCATCACGGTGCGCTTGAAAGCGTCATCTACGTCGTCAAAGGCAAAGCGCGTATGCGTTGGGGCGATCATCTGGAGTTCACCGCTGAAGCCGGGCCGGGCGACTTCATCTACGTTCCGCCGTACGTTCCTCACCAGGAGATCAACGCCAGCACCGATGAGCCGCTCGAATGCGTCCTGGTGCGAAGCGGGCAAGAACCGATCGTCGTCAATCTTGATATCGCTTCCATCGAGCCTCCTGAGGAGGTCAGGTGGGTAGACGACACCCATCCGGCTGGCTAG
- a CDS encoding peptidylprolyl isomerase → MRAHTLSVALALLILAPVFAQLPPSTVPPGKPALKRDRTQRILIPKIIQHEDERTITNELIEMLLPPHGGVRRRAILAIGRIGYPSGLAPLIDILTSDRNPENRDPEMRALAAFSLGQIQNQHAVSALLERLDASIEPSAVVRARAIEALGKIASNKEAAEALGNYGVGGITAAILRLLPPPNTPASDEARLIASMALTALLRIKRPSAVEPIALQLRSADADLRWQAANALARIREGIASAVPSLLPLLDDKEALVRAQAARALGVAKAVQAVDPLIRLLADKDERVTAAAITALGAIGDARAIDPLLAAGNSLMAGYRSFDRDKLGVPPQQNLLLLIAAALGSLKDERALPFLRAFRVADGKLGAHGEVEIAIAKFGEAAFFDASASAKLLGDDWKAMASYAQGLGQLATDRAKALLLDLITGKTYGKPDGRAVPAILSALAAAKAEGLRDILLEQLKASDVFVRETAASLLGDLGDSSDSVISALYDAYKAARADKINEARIAIVEAAHKLKHPMNIQVLSEPTRDEDYVVRLKAAELLRSSPSEVVTRRLQVGKVETGHDRAYWRRLAELIEARKNPIAVIHTKKGDVRIELLASDAPMTVDNFIHLARSGFYNGLAFVRVVPNFVIQGGDPRGDQNGGPGYQIRDEINLRRYQTGTVGMALSGKDTGGSQFFITHSPQPHLDGGYTVFGQVVEGMDVVNRIARGDRIEKVEIIEAK, encoded by the coding sequence ATGAGAGCTCATACTCTGAGCGTGGCGCTTGCCCTTCTAATACTCGCGCCCGTATTCGCTCAGCTTCCTCCGTCAACCGTCCCACCCGGTAAGCCGGCGCTGAAACGCGATCGCACGCAGCGCATCTTGATTCCGAAAATCATTCAGCACGAAGACGAGCGAACTATCACGAATGAACTTATCGAGATGCTTCTTCCACCGCACGGGGGTGTGCGCCGGCGCGCCATTCTGGCCATTGGCCGAATAGGCTATCCCAGCGGGCTCGCGCCTCTGATCGACATCCTGACCAGCGATAGGAACCCTGAGAATCGCGACCCGGAAATGCGAGCATTGGCCGCGTTCTCGCTTGGTCAGATTCAAAATCAACACGCGGTGTCGGCGCTGTTGGAGCGCCTCGACGCTTCGATTGAACCCTCAGCCGTCGTGCGCGCGCGGGCGATCGAGGCGTTGGGGAAGATCGCTTCCAACAAGGAGGCGGCCGAGGCGCTGGGCAACTATGGCGTCGGCGGAATCACCGCCGCAATCTTGCGTTTGCTGCCTCCCCCCAATACCCCAGCTTCGGATGAAGCCAGGCTAATCGCGTCAATGGCGCTTACCGCGTTGCTCCGAATCAAGCGACCCTCGGCGGTTGAGCCGATCGCGTTACAGCTTCGTTCTGCCGACGCGGACTTGAGGTGGCAGGCAGCCAACGCGCTGGCGCGAATACGCGAGGGCATTGCTTCCGCGGTCCCCAGCCTGTTGCCCTTGCTCGACGACAAGGAAGCTCTTGTGCGAGCGCAAGCTGCTCGCGCGCTTGGAGTCGCAAAGGCGGTTCAGGCCGTCGATCCATTGATTAGACTGCTAGCCGACAAAGACGAGCGCGTCACCGCAGCCGCCATCACTGCGCTCGGAGCGATCGGCGATGCGCGCGCAATTGATCCGCTGCTGGCGGCAGGCAACTCGCTGATGGCGGGCTATCGTTCGTTCGACCGCGACAAGCTCGGTGTCCCGCCTCAGCAAAACTTGCTTCTCTTGATAGCGGCCGCGCTTGGAAGCCTAAAAGACGAGCGCGCGCTTCCCTTCCTCAGAGCGTTTCGGGTTGCGGACGGAAAGCTCGGCGCTCACGGTGAAGTGGAAATTGCGATCGCGAAGTTTGGAGAGGCGGCCTTCTTCGATGCAAGCGCTTCGGCGAAGCTGCTTGGCGATGACTGGAAAGCGATGGCGTCCTATGCACAGGGTCTCGGACAACTAGCCACCGATCGAGCAAAGGCACTCTTGCTCGATCTCATTACCGGCAAGACCTACGGCAAACCGGATGGCCGCGCCGTGCCTGCCATCTTGAGCGCGTTGGCTGCAGCAAAGGCCGAAGGGCTACGCGATATTCTGTTGGAGCAACTCAAGGCTTCCGACGTGTTCGTGCGCGAAACGGCAGCTTCGTTGCTCGGCGATCTCGGCGATTCGTCGGATAGTGTGATTTCCGCGCTCTACGACGCGTACAAAGCGGCTCGCGCGGACAAGATCAACGAAGCGCGAATCGCAATCGTCGAAGCGGCGCACAAGCTCAAGCACCCGATGAACATTCAGGTGCTATCTGAACCCACCCGCGACGAAGACTACGTCGTGAGGTTGAAAGCCGCGGAACTACTGCGCTCCTCGCCGAGCGAGGTGGTCACCCGGCGTCTGCAGGTCGGCAAAGTCGAAACAGGCCACGATCGCGCTTATTGGCGGCGCCTCGCCGAGCTGATTGAAGCTCGGAAGAATCCGATCGCCGTGATTCACACGAAAAAGGGAGACGTCCGCATAGAGTTACTTGCGTCGGACGCTCCGATGACGGTCGACAATTTTATCCATCTTGCTCGCAGCGGCTTCTATAACGGCCTCGCGTTTGTGCGAGTGGTTCCGAACTTCGTGATTCAAGGCGGCGATCCTCGCGGCGATCAGAACGGCGGCCCGGGCTACCAGATTCGAGACGAGATCAATCTTCGAAGATACCAGACAGGCACGGTTGGAATGGCGCTCTCGGGCAAAGACACCGGCGGAAGTCAGTTCTTCATCACCCATTCGCCTCAGCCTCACCTCGATGGAGGCTACACCGTATTCGGTCAGGTTGTGGAAGGCATGGATGTAGTGAACCGAATAGCGCGCGGCGATCGAATTGAGAAAGTTGAAATCATCGAAGCGAAATAG
- a CDS encoding histidine triad nucleotide-binding protein: MEQSCIFCSIVAGDLPAEVVYQDEQVVAIKDANPQAPVHVLLIPREHNLESLNDASKLDLSLMGHLLYTAAKVANQMDIAESGYRVVINTGEAAGQSVPHLHVHVLGGRHLAWPPG; this comes from the coding sequence ATGGAACAAAGCTGCATCTTTTGTAGCATCGTTGCCGGAGACCTTCCGGCGGAAGTTGTCTACCAGGACGAACAAGTTGTTGCTATCAAAGATGCCAATCCCCAGGCGCCTGTGCACGTGCTGTTGATCCCGCGTGAGCACAATCTCGAGTCTCTGAACGACGCTTCAAAGTTAGATCTGTCACTGATGGGACATCTGCTGTACACGGCCGCGAAGGTTGCGAACCAGATGGACATCGCCGAGAGCGGCTATCGAGTCGTCATCAATACCGGCGAGGCGGCTGGGCAAAGCGTCCCTCATCTTCACGTACACGTGCTTGGCGGCCGCCACCTGGCTTGGCCTCCCGGCTGA